The Candidatus Omnitrophota bacterium genomic sequence GCTACTAGATTTACTCTTGTGAAGAATGAGGCACTCACCGAAAAATAAGTGGCCGAACCGCCGAGCACTTTATCTACTTTTCCGAAAGGGGTTTCTATTGAATCCAGGGCCACCGAGCCCACTACAAGTATGGACATTTGTTAATTCTTCTTTCCCGAAGATACGGCTTCTTCGAACAGTTTTATGGAACAGTACTTGTTGCACATTGTGCAGACATCGCTCGTGATCGGGGCGGATGAGCGCCTGTATTCTTTTGCCCTTTTAGGGTCAAGGGAGCATTCTATCTGCTTCTTCCAATCCCTCTTTTTGCGCGCCAGTGAAATAGTGTTATCCATTTCAATAGCCCCTCTTACCCCTTTGGCTAAGTCGGCTGCGTGCGCGGCTATTTTAGATGCTATTACCCCCTCTTTTACGTCATCCAGAGTCGGTAGTCTAAGGTGTTCGGACGGCGTGACATAACAGAGAAAGTCAGCGCCGAAATAGGCAGCCATTGCTCCGCCTATTGCGCTGGTTATGTGGTCATAGCCGGGAGCTATGTCGGTGACGATCGGCCCCAAGACGTAAAATGGCGCGTTGTCGCATAAAGACTTTTCCATTTCTACATTCCTTTTTATCTGGTGCATCGGAACGTGACCCGGGCCTTCTATCATAACCTGCACGCCTCGTTTTTTACTTTTTCGCGCCAACTTTCCCAGCGTGATCAGCTCTGTTATCTGCGCTCTATCGGTGGCATCGTTTATGCATCCGGGCCTCATCCCATCCCCCAGGCTCAGGGTCACGTCATACTCATGCGCGATTTCCAGTATATCGTCAAAATATTCATAAAAAGGGTTTTCTTCGCCGGTTTTGGCTATCCACTGCGCTATAATAGCGCCGCCTCGGCTTACTATGTCCAGAATGCGGCCGTCTTCTCTCATTGTATTGAGCGCTTCTTTTGTTACGCCCGAATGGATGGTAAAGAAATCTACGCCTTCTTTGGCCTGGTTTTCCAGACATTTAAGCATATCATTTTTTGAAATATCCGCTATATCGCTGCCTTTGGATATCTTTTCCACGGCCATCTCATAAATAGGAACGGTCCCTACCGGCACATCGGATTTTTTTAATATGAGGCTTCGTATCTTTTTCAGGTTTTCACCCGTAGATAAGTCCATGACCGTGTCAGCGCCGGCGGCTACCGCTACGTTAAGTTTTTTAATCTCGAGATCTATGTCTTCACAGCCGGCCGAACTTCCTATATTGGCGTTGACTTTTGTCCTGAGCCCCATGCCTACGGCACAATACTTTTCTATTTTTCTGGACTTATTGGACGGTATTACGATAGAACCGTCTGCTATGCCGTTTTTAATATATTCCGGAGCGGCATTTTCATATTTTGCGACAAGCCGCATCTTTTCTGTTATCATGCCCTTCTTTGCGGACTCTATGAGT encodes the following:
- the thiC gene encoding phosphomethylpyrimidine synthase ThiC, translated to MTLIESAKKGMITEKMRLVAKYENAAPEYIKNGIADGSIVIPSNKSRKIEKYCAVGMGLRTKVNANIGSSAGCEDIDLEIKKLNVAVAAGADTVMDLSTGENLKKIRSLILKKSDVPVGTVPIYEMAVEKISKGSDIADISKNDMLKCLENQAKEGVDFFTIHSGVTKEALNTMREDGRILDIVSRGGAIIAQWIAKTGEENPFYEYFDDILEIAHEYDVTLSLGDGMRPGCINDATDRAQITELITLGKLARKSKKRGVQVMIEGPGHVPMHQIKRNVEMEKSLCDNAPFYVLGPIVTDIAPGYDHITSAIGGAMAAYFGADFLCYVTPSEHLRLPTLDDVKEGVIASKIAAHAADLAKGVRGAIEMDNTISLARKKRDWKKQIECSLDPKRAKEYRRSSAPITSDVCTMCNKYCSIKLFEEAVSSGKKN